Proteins encoded within one genomic window of Acidovorax sp. 107:
- a CDS encoding 3-hydroxyacyl-CoA dehydrogenase: protein MDIQGKVFIVTGGASGLGEGTARMLAAQGGTVVIADMQAEKGEAVAKEIGGAFVKCDVSNEADGQAVVAKAVSLGKLVGLVNCAGIAPAEKTVGKNGAHALALFSKTITVNLIGSFNMIRLAAEAMSKNEPESTGERGVLISTASVAAYDGQIGQAAYAASKGGVVGMTLPIARDLARNGIRNMTIAPGIFGTPMLFGMPQEVQDALAAGVPFPSRLGTPQDYAKLVRHILENDMLNGEVIRLDGAIRLAPR from the coding sequence ATGGACATCCAAGGCAAGGTATTCATCGTCACCGGCGGCGCGTCGGGCTTGGGCGAAGGCACGGCACGCATGCTGGCCGCCCAGGGCGGCACCGTGGTCATTGCCGACATGCAGGCAGAAAAAGGCGAGGCCGTGGCCAAGGAAATCGGCGGCGCGTTTGTGAAATGCGATGTGAGCAACGAGGCCGATGGCCAGGCCGTCGTGGCCAAGGCGGTGTCGCTCGGGAAACTGGTGGGCCTCGTGAACTGCGCGGGCATCGCCCCTGCGGAAAAGACCGTTGGCAAGAACGGCGCACATGCGCTGGCCCTGTTCAGCAAGACCATCACGGTCAATCTGATCGGCAGCTTCAACATGATCCGCCTGGCCGCCGAGGCCATGAGCAAGAACGAGCCTGAGTCCACGGGCGAGCGCGGCGTACTGATCTCCACGGCCAGCGTGGCCGCCTATGACGGACAGATCGGCCAGGCCGCCTACGCCGCCTCCAAGGGCGGCGTGGTAGGCATGACCCTGCCGATTGCCCGTGACCTGGCCCGCAACGGCATCCGCAACATGACCATTGCCCCTGGCATTTTTGGTACCCCCATGCTGTTTGGCATGCCGCAAGAAGTGCAGGACGCGTTGGCCGCTGGCGTGCCCTTCCCCAGCCGCCTGGGCACCCCCCAGGACTATGCCAAGCTGGTGCGCCACATCCTTGAAAACGACATGCTCAATGGCGAGGTGATTCGCCTGGACGGTGCCATTCGCCTGGCACCTCGCTGA
- a CDS encoding extracellular solute-binding protein — protein MSKTVKALLSACALAAAAGAVHAQEQVVNLYSARHYSTDEALYTGFTKATGIKINRVDADDAGILARLKAEGSASPADVILLVDAARLYKGEVDGLFQPIQSKVLNDAIPANLRSQPAADGGISWFGLSTRARVIVYNKVKMQKADVDTYEELGDPKNKGKLCIRSGSHPYNLSLFGAVTEHLGEQKAEAWLKGMVANLARPPKGGDTDQIKAVAAGECDIAVTNTYYLARMMRSNAPEDVAVVNKVGVVFPNQESWGTHLNIAGGAVAKHSKNQANAVKFLEYLASPEAQNYFANGNNEWPAAKGVTLDNPALKAMTGGKPFKSETIPISAVGANTTKVQQMLDRVGFQ, from the coding sequence ATGTCGAAGACTGTGAAAGCCTTGCTGAGCGCTTGTGCCCTGGCCGCCGCTGCAGGCGCCGTGCATGCCCAGGAACAAGTGGTCAACCTCTACTCGGCCCGCCACTACTCCACCGACGAAGCGCTTTACACGGGCTTCACCAAGGCCACGGGCATCAAGATCAACCGCGTGGACGCCGACGACGCCGGCATCCTGGCCCGCCTGAAGGCCGAGGGCTCCGCCTCCCCTGCCGACGTGATCCTGCTGGTGGACGCCGCCCGCCTGTACAAGGGTGAGGTCGATGGCCTGTTCCAGCCCATCCAGTCCAAGGTGCTGAACGATGCCATCCCCGCCAACCTGCGCAGCCAACCTGCGGCGGACGGCGGCATTTCGTGGTTTGGACTGTCCACCCGCGCGCGCGTGATCGTCTACAACAAGGTCAAAATGCAAAAGGCCGATGTGGACACGTATGAAGAATTGGGTGACCCCAAGAACAAGGGCAAGCTGTGCATCCGCTCCGGCTCGCACCCTTACAACCTGAGCCTGTTCGGCGCAGTCACCGAGCATTTGGGCGAACAAAAAGCCGAGGCCTGGCTCAAGGGCATGGTGGCCAACCTGGCCCGCCCACCCAAGGGCGGCGACACCGACCAGATCAAGGCCGTGGCCGCAGGCGAATGCGACATTGCAGTGACCAACACCTACTACCTGGCTCGCATGATGCGCTCCAACGCACCCGAGGATGTGGCAGTGGTCAACAAGGTGGGCGTGGTGTTCCCCAACCAGGAGTCCTGGGGCACGCACCTGAACATCGCTGGTGGCGCGGTGGCCAAGCACTCCAAGAACCAGGCCAATGCCGTCAAGTTCCTCGAATACCTGGCCAGCCCCGAGGCACAGAACTACTTTGCCAATGGCAACAATGAGTGGCCCGCCGCCAAGGGCGTGACACTGGACAACCCCGCCCTCAAGGCCATGACTGGCGGCAAGCCCTTCAAGAGCGAAACCATCCCGATCAGCGCGGTGGGCGCCAACACGACCAAGGTGCAGCAGATGCTGGACCGCGTGGGCTTCCAGTAA
- a CDS encoding phasin family protein has product MSLTAEQILASHKANIETLFGLTTKAFEGVEKLVELNVTASRAALSEAANHTQAVLGVKDAQELLALQAGLFQPLAEKTAAYSRHLYDIASGTGAEFGKAFETQATDAQKAFTNLVDSAAKNAPAGSETAVAVMKSAVSAANNAFESVQKAVKQASDVAEANFNAVANTAANAAKTAAPRKR; this is encoded by the coding sequence ATGTCGCTGACCGCAGAACAAATCCTGGCATCCCACAAGGCCAACATCGAAACCCTGTTTGGCTTGACCACCAAGGCGTTCGAAGGCGTGGAAAAGCTGGTCGAACTGAACGTGACCGCTTCGCGCGCTGCCCTGTCCGAAGCCGCCAACCACACCCAAGCCGTGCTGGGCGTGAAGGACGCACAAGAGCTGCTGGCCCTGCAAGCTGGCCTGTTCCAGCCCCTGGCTGAAAAGACCGCCGCCTACAGCCGTCACCTGTATGACATCGCTTCGGGCACCGGTGCCGAATTCGGCAAGGCTTTCGAAACCCAGGCCACCGACGCACAAAAGGCTTTCACCAACCTGGTGGACAGCGCCGCCAAGAACGCCCCTGCCGGCTCCGAAACCGCCGTCGCCGTGATGAAGAGCGCCGTGTCGGCCGCCAACAACGCGTTTGAGTCGGTGCAAAAGGCCGTCAAGCAAGCGTCTGACGTGGCAGAAGCCAACTTCAACGCTGTGGCCAACACCGCTGCCAACGCTGCCAAGACGGCCGCTCCCCGCAAGCGTTAA
- a CDS encoding histone deacetylase: MHAYYADHFVLPLPEGHRFPMAKYRMLRDRIAAHLPDALLKEALPASDEALARVHSQQYIDAIAHGTLAPPAQREIGFPWSPAMAERARRSVGATLAATRAAWREGVAGNLAGGTHHAYADKGSGFCVFNDVAVAARQVQADHLNDGSGWPLQVAVIDLDVHQGNGTAHIFQCDDSVFTLSLHGARNFPFRKEPSDLDVELPDGCADDEYLHALDQALDALDHRCKPDLVFYLAGADPHVGDRLGRLAVTHDGLEARDRRVFDWAWQRRIPTVFVMAGGYGDDLEDTLQAQLTTWRVAWQYHQRWQNVRP; encoded by the coding sequence ATGCACGCCTACTATGCCGACCACTTCGTGTTGCCCTTGCCCGAAGGCCATCGCTTCCCCATGGCCAAGTACCGCATGCTGCGCGATCGGATCGCTGCGCACCTGCCTGACGCGCTGTTGAAGGAAGCTTTGCCAGCCTCGGATGAGGCGCTGGCGCGGGTGCATAGCCAGCAGTACATCGACGCCATCGCCCACGGAACGCTGGCGCCCCCGGCGCAGCGGGAGATCGGCTTTCCCTGGAGCCCGGCCATGGCCGAGCGCGCGCGCCGCTCGGTGGGCGCCACCCTGGCGGCCACCCGCGCCGCGTGGCGCGAGGGGGTGGCGGGCAACCTGGCGGGTGGCACGCACCACGCGTATGCCGACAAGGGCAGCGGCTTTTGTGTATTCAACGATGTGGCGGTGGCTGCCCGGCAGGTACAGGCCGATCACCTGAACGATGGATCGGGCTGGCCGTTGCAGGTGGCGGTGATCGACCTGGATGTGCACCAGGGCAATGGCACAGCCCATATCTTTCAGTGCGACGACAGTGTGTTCACCCTGTCGCTGCACGGCGCGCGCAACTTTCCGTTTCGCAAGGAGCCGAGCGACCTGGATGTGGAGCTGCCCGACGGGTGTGCTGATGATGAGTACCTGCACGCGCTGGACCAGGCCCTGGACGCGCTGGACCACCGCTGCAAGCCAGATCTGGTGTTTTATCTTGCGGGTGCGGACCCCCATGTGGGCGATCGGCTGGGGCGTCTTGCTGTCACCCACGATGGGCTGGAGGCACGCGACCGGCGGGTATTTGACTGGGCCTGGCAGCGGCGCATTCCCACGGTGTTCGTCATGGCGGGCGGCTACGGCGACGACCTGGAGGACACGCTGCAGGCGCAACTCACCACCTGGCGCGTGGCCTGGCAGTACCACCAGCGCTGGCAGAATGTGCGGCCATGA
- a CDS encoding thioesterase family protein, with product MTSAASTPSTTPSVPARPAPQPRSAYRVFRPITTRWADNDVYGHVNNVVYYSWFDTAVNAHLIDQGVLDIHAGGTIGLVIETQCNYFAPLAFPQTVEAGIRVARLGGSSVRYEVGLFAQGEPMTAAAGHFIHVYVDRETRRPVAVPDALRAVLQALVMPG from the coding sequence ATGACCTCTGCCGCCAGCACCCCGTCCACCACTCCATCCGTGCCCGCCCGCCCGGCTCCGCAGCCGCGCAGCGCCTACCGCGTGTTCCGCCCCATCACCACGCGCTGGGCCGACAACGACGTGTATGGCCACGTGAACAACGTCGTGTACTACAGCTGGTTCGATACGGCGGTGAATGCCCACCTGATCGACCAGGGCGTGCTCGACATCCACGCGGGTGGAACCATCGGCCTGGTCATCGAAACCCAGTGCAATTACTTCGCGCCGCTGGCGTTCCCGCAGACGGTGGAGGCTGGCATCCGCGTTGCGCGGCTGGGGGGCTCCAGCGTGCGCTACGAGGTGGGCCTGTTTGCGCAAGGCGAGCCGATGACGGCAGCGGCGGGCCACTTCATCCATGTGTATGTGGACCGCGAAACCCGTCGCCCGGTGGCCGTGCCAGACGCGTTGCGCGCCGTGCTGCAGGCGCTGGTCATGCCAGGTTGA
- the pncB gene encoding nicotinate phosphoribosyltransferase — protein sequence MIITSLLDTDLYKFTMMQVVLHQFPGAQVEYKFKCRNPGVQLAPFANEIRDEIRSLCSLQFQDAELTYLRSLRFIKSDFVDFLGLFKLNEKYITVTPQHNGEIDITIRGPWLHTILFEIPVLAIINEVYFRNTQKVPDFPEGRRRLDAKIALLQGEGLSDLKIADYGTRRRFSRAWHEEVLRVLVARLGTGDRRPGAPAGPGQFAGTSNVLYAMKLGVTPLGTMAHEYLQACQALGPRLRDSQVFGFEVWAKEYRGDLGIALSDVYGMSAFLRDFDLYFCKLFDGARHDSGDPFAWGERLLDHYRKNRVDPLTKTLIFSDALTIPRTIELYQQFRGRCQLAFGIGTNLTNDLGSPPAHEPLQVVIKMTRCNDQPVAKLSDTPGKGMCDDEKYLAYLRQVFDIPSPA from the coding sequence ATGATCATCACCAGCCTGCTCGACACCGACCTGTACAAGTTCACCATGATGCAGGTGGTGCTGCACCAGTTTCCGGGGGCGCAGGTTGAATACAAGTTCAAGTGCCGCAACCCTGGCGTGCAGCTGGCGCCCTTTGCCAACGAGATCCGCGATGAGATCCGTTCGCTGTGCAGCCTCCAGTTCCAGGACGCCGAGCTGACCTACCTGCGGTCGCTGCGTTTCATCAAGAGCGACTTTGTGGATTTTCTCGGGCTGTTCAAGCTCAACGAGAAATACATCACCGTCACGCCCCAGCACAACGGCGAGATAGACATCACCATCCGCGGGCCCTGGCTGCACACCATCCTGTTCGAGATCCCGGTGCTGGCCATCATCAACGAGGTGTACTTCCGCAACACGCAGAAGGTGCCCGACTTTCCTGAAGGCCGCCGCCGGCTCGACGCCAAGATTGCGCTGCTGCAGGGCGAGGGTCTGTCCGACCTCAAGATTGCCGACTACGGCACGCGCCGCCGCTTCTCGCGCGCCTGGCACGAAGAAGTGCTGCGCGTGCTGGTGGCCCGCCTGGGTACAGGCGACCGCCGCCCCGGCGCTCCCGCAGGTCCGGGGCAGTTTGCGGGCACCAGCAACGTGCTGTATGCGATGAAGCTGGGCGTGACCCCCTTGGGAACCATGGCACACGAGTATCTGCAGGCCTGCCAGGCGCTGGGGCCGCGCCTGCGTGACAGCCAGGTGTTCGGGTTTGAAGTGTGGGCCAAGGAATACCGGGGTGACCTGGGCATTGCGCTGTCGGATGTGTACGGCATGAGTGCCTTCCTGCGCGACTTCGATCTGTACTTCTGCAAGCTGTTCGACGGCGCACGGCACGACAGCGGCGACCCGTTTGCTTGGGGGGAGCGCCTGCTGGACCACTACCGCAAGAACCGCGTGGACCCGCTGACCAAGACGCTGATTTTCAGCGATGCGCTCACCATCCCACGCACGATCGAGCTGTACCAGCAGTTCCGTGGGCGCTGCCAACTGGCCTTTGGCATTGGCACCAACCTGACCAATGACCTGGGCAGTCCGCCTGCCCACGAGCCCTTGCAGGTGGTCATCAAGATGACGCGCTGCAACGACCAGCCCGTGGCCAAGCTGTCCGACACGCCGGGCAAAGGCATGTGCGATGACGAGAAATACCTGGCCTACCTGCGCCAGGTCTTCGATATCCCATCGCCGGCTTGA
- a CDS encoding sodium:proton antiporter produces MKFSRGLAVAGFLAVLPGLALAADIDGGTLSVLWGVPFAGILLSIALMPLLAPIFWHHHFGKVAAGWALAFLLPFAVVFGPGAAGASFAHALVAEYIPFVILLTALFTVAGGIYIRGNLHGSPALNTAILAIGAALASVMGTTGASMLLIRPLIRANDNRKHTAHVVVFFIFIVSNAGGSLTPLGDPPLFLGFLKGVDFFWTVGHIFPETLFLVGALLAIFFMMDSWYYHRREEVLKADPTPDTRAIGFDGKANFALLGVVVALVLLSGLWKSPVSFTIAGADVGLPGIVRDVGLILVALVSLRVTPKQVHEDNQFSWGPMQEVAKLFAGIFLTIVPVIAMLKAGVNGPFGAVVAAVTRPDGTPDPAMYFWASGALSSFLDNAPTYLVFFNTAGGDPAVLMTTLAPTLAAISAGSVFMGANSYIGNAPNMMVKAIAEDRGVKMPSFFGYMLWSGGILVPLFIVMTFIWFR; encoded by the coding sequence ATGAAATTTTCGCGCGGGCTGGCGGTTGCCGGCTTCCTCGCAGTGCTGCCCGGCCTGGCGCTGGCGGCCGATATCGACGGCGGTACGCTGTCCGTGCTGTGGGGCGTGCCCTTTGCGGGCATCCTGCTGTCGATTGCGCTCATGCCGTTGCTGGCGCCCATCTTCTGGCACCACCACTTTGGCAAGGTGGCCGCGGGTTGGGCCTTGGCGTTTTTGCTGCCGTTCGCGGTGGTGTTTGGCCCCGGTGCAGCGGGGGCGAGCTTTGCGCACGCACTGGTGGCCGAATACATTCCCTTCGTCATCCTGCTCACGGCGCTGTTCACCGTGGCGGGGGGCATCTACATACGGGGCAACCTGCACGGCAGTCCGGCGCTCAACACCGCCATCCTGGCCATTGGCGCGGCGCTGGCCAGCGTCATGGGCACCACGGGCGCGTCGATGCTGCTGATCCGACCGTTGATTCGTGCCAACGACAACCGCAAGCACACGGCGCATGTGGTGGTGTTCTTCATCTTCATCGTCTCCAATGCCGGGGGCTCGCTCACCCCGCTGGGTGATCCGCCGCTGTTCCTGGGTTTCCTGAAGGGGGTGGACTTCTTCTGGACGGTGGGGCACATCTTCCCCGAGACCCTGTTCCTGGTGGGCGCGCTGCTGGCCATCTTCTTCATGATGGACTCCTGGTACTACCACCGGCGTGAAGAAGTGCTCAAGGCCGACCCGACCCCCGACACCAGGGCCATCGGCTTTGACGGCAAGGCCAACTTTGCGCTGCTGGGCGTGGTGGTGGCGCTGGTTCTGCTCAGTGGCTTGTGGAAGTCTCCCGTGTCGTTCACCATTGCCGGAGCCGATGTAGGCCTGCCCGGTATCGTGCGGGACGTGGGCCTGATCCTGGTGGCGCTGGTGTCCCTGCGCGTCACCCCCAAGCAGGTGCATGAGGACAACCAGTTCAGCTGGGGCCCCATGCAAGAGGTCGCCAAGCTGTTTGCAGGCATATTCCTCACCATCGTCCCGGTCATTGCCATGCTCAAGGCGGGCGTCAACGGCCCCTTCGGCGCCGTGGTGGCTGCCGTGACCCGGCCCGACGGCACGCCAGATCCGGCCATGTACTTCTGGGCCTCCGGGGCGCTCAGCTCCTTCCTCGACAACGCGCCCACTTACCTGGTTTTCTTCAACACCGCCGGTGGCGACCCCGCCGTGCTGATGACCACCCTGGCCCCCACGCTGGCGGCCATCTCGGCGGGCTCGGTCTTCATGGGAGCCAACAGCTACATCGGCAACGCGCCCAACATGATGGTCAAGGCCATTGCCGAAGACCGGGGTGTGAAGATGCCCAGCTTCTTTGGCTACATGCTGTGGTCGGGCGGCATTCTGGTGCCGCTGTTCATCGTGATGACGTTTATCTGGTTCCGTTGA
- a CDS encoding D-glycerate dehydrogenase: protein MSKPRILVARAIFPDIVDRLRQHFDVEDNPNDVIWSPQELAARLADKDGVLTTGSQRIDAALLAAAPRLKVCANMAVGYNNFDVDAMTTAGVQGTNTPDVLTETTADFGFALLMATARRMTESEHYLRAGKWTKWSYDMFAGGDIHGSTLGIIGMGRIGQGIAKRGAHGFGMKVVYHNRSRLSPELEAECKATYVGKDELLRTADHVVLVVPYSAASHHTIGAAELALMKPTATLINIARGGIVDDAALAVALREGRIAAAGLDVFEGEPSVHPDLLTVPNVVLTPHIASATVPTRRAMANLAADNLIAFFDGRGPLTPVNQPSALR, encoded by the coding sequence ATGAGCAAACCCCGCATCCTGGTCGCCCGCGCGATCTTTCCCGACATTGTGGACCGCCTGCGCCAACACTTCGATGTGGAAGACAACCCCAACGACGTGATCTGGTCGCCGCAAGAGCTGGCCGCCCGCCTGGCTGACAAGGACGGGGTGCTGACCACAGGCAGTCAGCGCATCGATGCCGCACTGCTGGCCGCCGCGCCACGCCTCAAGGTCTGCGCCAACATGGCCGTGGGCTACAACAACTTTGACGTGGACGCCATGACCACAGCCGGCGTTCAGGGCACCAACACGCCCGACGTACTGACCGAGACCACGGCCGACTTTGGCTTTGCGCTCTTGATGGCCACGGCCCGCCGCATGACCGAGAGCGAGCATTACCTGCGCGCCGGTAAATGGACCAAGTGGAGCTACGATATGTTCGCGGGCGGCGACATCCACGGCAGCACGCTGGGCATCATCGGCATGGGCCGCATCGGGCAGGGCATTGCCAAGCGTGGTGCGCACGGCTTTGGCATGAAGGTGGTCTATCACAACCGCTCGCGCCTGTCGCCCGAGCTGGAAGCCGAATGCAAGGCCACCTATGTGGGCAAAGACGAGCTGCTGCGAACGGCCGACCACGTGGTGTTGGTAGTGCCGTACAGCGCGGCATCGCACCACACCATCGGCGCGGCCGAGCTGGCGCTGATGAAGCCCACGGCCACCCTCATCAACATTGCGCGCGGCGGCATCGTGGACGACGCCGCTTTGGCGGTGGCCCTGCGCGAAGGGCGCATTGCTGCGGCGGGGCTGGATGTGTTCGAGGGCGAGCCCAGTGTGCACCCCGATCTGCTCACCGTGCCCAACGTAGTGCTCACCCCGCACATTGCCAGTGCCACCGTGCCCACACGCCGCGCCATGGCCAACCTGGCGGCCGACAATCTGATCGCGTTCTTTGACGGGCGCGGGCCACTCACACCGGTGAACCAGCCCTCCGCACTGCGCTGA
- the rmuC gene encoding DNA recombination protein RmuC: protein MTTDTLVLLAALALALVLLVVLLLRRPRIDLPPEWLARQQALERTVQATQIAVAKNDGALDGMGQQLRGFTQTTQTTLEGLRHAVDERLTQAVAESRNGRAELLAAFGVFEARLEQRLTALDAATRLTLDSLKGDTQSQLGAMSQALKDQLEANSFQIKNQFAVLQDAVSQQLTGLVQGSQHNAEQLRTALNERLAAIQADNATKLEEMRRTVDEKLHATLEQRLGESFKLVSDRLEQVHKGLGEMQTLAGSVGDLKRVMTNVKSRGTWGEMQLGAIIDNVLTPDQFARNVKTVPGSDELVEFAIRLPGKSDEHPVWLPIDSKYPVEQYQRLLDAQDAADKVAILSAGNAFEASIRLEAKKIFAKYVSPPHTTDFAVLYLPTEGLFAEVMRRPGLVEAVQNDCRVMITGPANLAAMLNSLQMGFKTLAIEKRSSEVWSLLGVVKTEFAKFGDVVEATKKSIDAAAKKFDEVGVRTRAIQRKLRDVQDLPAPDTAVQQAGGRTAALPGLDAEDDLL, encoded by the coding sequence TTGACCACTGACACTCTCGTTCTATTGGCTGCGCTGGCATTGGCGCTGGTACTTTTGGTGGTGCTGTTGCTGCGCCGTCCCCGGATAGACCTGCCGCCCGAATGGCTGGCTCGCCAGCAGGCGCTGGAGCGCACCGTGCAGGCCACCCAGATTGCAGTGGCCAAGAATGACGGCGCGCTGGACGGCATGGGCCAGCAGCTGCGCGGCTTCACGCAAACCACGCAGACCACGCTGGAGGGGCTGCGCCACGCGGTGGACGAGCGATTGACACAAGCGGTGGCCGAATCGCGCAACGGCCGCGCCGAGCTGCTGGCGGCCTTTGGCGTGTTTGAGGCGCGGCTGGAGCAGCGCCTCACGGCCCTGGACGCCGCCACACGCCTCACGCTCGACTCGCTCAAAGGCGACACCCAGTCGCAGCTGGGCGCGATGTCGCAGGCGCTCAAGGACCAGCTCGAAGCCAACAGCTTTCAGATCAAAAACCAGTTTGCCGTGCTGCAAGACGCCGTGTCGCAGCAGCTCACCGGACTGGTGCAGGGCAGCCAGCACAACGCCGAACAACTGCGGACCGCGCTCAACGAGCGCTTGGCCGCCATCCAGGCCGACAACGCCACCAAGCTTGAAGAAATGCGCCGCACGGTGGACGAAAAGCTCCACGCCACGCTGGAGCAGCGCCTGGGCGAATCTTTCAAGCTTGTCAGCGACCGGCTCGAACAAGTGCACAAGGGCCTGGGCGAGATGCAGACCCTGGCGGGCAGCGTGGGCGACCTGAAACGTGTGATGACGAATGTGAAGTCGCGCGGCACCTGGGGCGAGATGCAGCTGGGCGCCATCATCGACAACGTGCTCACGCCCGACCAGTTCGCGCGCAACGTCAAGACCGTGCCGGGCAGCGATGAGCTGGTGGAGTTTGCCATTCGCCTGCCGGGCAAGAGTGACGAGCACCCGGTGTGGCTGCCCATCGACTCCAAGTACCCGGTGGAGCAATACCAGCGCCTGCTGGACGCGCAGGACGCCGCCGACAAGGTGGCCATCCTGTCCGCAGGCAACGCGTTCGAGGCCTCCATCAGGCTCGAAGCGAAGAAGATATTTGCCAAGTACGTCTCCCCCCCGCATACCACCGACTTTGCCGTGCTCTACCTGCCCACCGAAGGCCTGTTTGCCGAGGTGATGCGTCGCCCCGGCCTGGTCGAAGCCGTGCAGAACGACTGCCGCGTGATGATCACCGGCCCGGCCAATCTGGCTGCCATGCTCAACAGCCTGCAGATGGGTTTCAAGACGCTGGCCATCGAGAAGCGCTCGTCCGAGGTGTGGAGCCTCTTGGGCGTGGTCAAGACCGAGTTTGCCAAGTTTGGCGATGTGGTCGAGGCCACCAAGAAATCCATCGACGCCGCCGCCAAGAAGTTTGACGAGGTGGGCGTGCGCACCCGGGCCATCCAGCGCAAGCTGCGTGATGTGCAGGACCTGCCCGCGCCCGATACCGCCGTGCAGCAGGCGGGGGGCCGCACGGCGGCGCTGCCGGGGCTGGATGCGGAGGATGATTTGCTGTGA
- a CDS encoding MFS transporter, giving the protein MNWALARLIAGQICVHACMAGMRMAAPLLALREGHSAAAVGVLLALFALTQVFLALPAGRYADRHGLKRPVGYAVAVASAGAALALAFPVFPVLCAAALMTGGASGAAIIALQRHVGRAAHDATQLKQVFSWLAIGPAVSNFIGPFCAGLMIDNAGSAAGSTEGYRAAFALMAVLPLLTWFWVRDTVELPPVIAAAGGPPQRAWDLMNDPPFRRLLLVNWILSSCWDVHTFVVPLLGHERGLSASVIGSILGAFAIAAAVIRVLMPIVAERLRERVVVAGAMLATAVLFGAYPLLHSALAMGACSVLLGFALGSVQPMVMSLLHQITPPARHGEALGLRLMAINASSVLMPMLFGSAGAVIGVGGLFWVVGGAVGGGARIAWRMGEKHSTKLPQKE; this is encoded by the coding sequence GTGAACTGGGCCCTAGCGCGGTTGATTGCGGGGCAGATCTGCGTGCACGCCTGCATGGCCGGCATGCGCATGGCTGCACCGCTGCTTGCGCTGCGCGAGGGCCACAGCGCAGCGGCCGTGGGGGTGTTGCTCGCGCTGTTCGCACTCACGCAGGTGTTTCTGGCCTTGCCCGCAGGGCGCTATGCGGACCGCCATGGCCTCAAGCGCCCCGTGGGCTATGCGGTTGCCGTGGCGTCGGCAGGGGCTGCACTGGCGCTGGCGTTCCCGGTTTTCCCGGTGTTGTGTGCGGCCGCCTTGATGACCGGAGGGGCCAGCGGCGCCGCAATCATTGCGCTGCAGCGCCATGTGGGCCGCGCCGCGCACGATGCCACGCAGCTCAAGCAGGTGTTCAGCTGGCTGGCCATTGGGCCTGCGGTGTCCAACTTCATCGGGCCCTTCTGTGCGGGGCTCATGATCGACAACGCGGGCAGTGCGGCGGGCAGCACAGAAGGCTACCGCGCCGCCTTCGCCCTGATGGCGGTGCTGCCCCTGCTCACCTGGTTCTGGGTGCGCGACACGGTGGAACTTCCGCCTGTGATCGCCGCCGCAGGCGGTCCTCCGCAGCGCGCGTGGGACTTGATGAACGACCCACCGTTTCGCCGCCTGCTCCTGGTCAACTGGATCTTGTCCTCGTGCTGGGACGTACACACCTTCGTGGTCCCGCTGCTGGGGCACGAGCGCGGCTTGTCGGCGTCGGTCATTGGCTCCATCCTGGGGGCATTCGCCATTGCCGCCGCCGTCATCCGGGTGCTGATGCCCATCGTTGCGGAGCGGCTGCGCGAGCGGGTGGTGGTAGCGGGCGCCATGCTGGCTACGGCGGTACTGTTTGGTGCCTACCCGCTGCTGCACAGCGCGCTGGCCATGGGCGCATGTTCGGTGCTGCTGGGGTTTGCGCTGGGCTCGGTGCAGCCCATGGTGATGAGCCTGCTGCACCAGATCACGCCGCCCGCCCGCCATGGCGAGGCGCTGGGCCTGCGGCTCATGGCCATCAACGCATCCAGCGTGCTCATGCCCATGTTGTTTGGCTCTGCGGGTGCCGTGATTGGTGTGGGAGGGCTTTTCTGGGTGGTGGGAGGAGCCGTTGGCGGGGGCGCGCGAATCGCATGGCGCATGGGTGAAAAGCACTCCACAAAGCTCCCACAAAAAGAGTAA